Part of the Geobacter pickeringii genome, CTATCACGACCGGCTTCATTCCGCCGAGCGGGAGGTCGGCGATTGCCGGATGAGGCGGCTCATCGCCGGCGAGATTGATCATGTCGCCACCGAACGGCATTACCTTCGGGCCGACGGGAGCGATTTCTGGGGGTACCTCTCCGGCAAGAGGCTCGAGAATCCCGATGGCTCCCTCCATGCGCTGGTCGGGATCATTGCGGACGTCACCGAACTGAAGGAAGCCCAGCGTGCCCTGGAGCAGGAAAAGGAGCTTCTCGCGGTGACGCTCCGCTCCATCGGCGACGGGGTCATTTCGGTCGACACGGCGGGGCGGGTGGTGCTGCTCAACGCGGTTGCCGAGCAGTTGTGCGGTTGGAAGCAGGAGGAAGCGGCCGGCCGCCCCCTGAGTGAGGTCTTCCCGATCATCAACGAAAAGAGCCGTGAGTCGTTGGTGAACCCGGTGGACGAGGTCCTCAGGACCGGCCGGGTGGTGGAGCTGGCAAACCACACGGTGCTCATCGGCCGCGACGGCACCGAGCGGGTCATCGCCGATTCCGCCGCCCCGATCTGCGACCGCTCGGGGGCAATTCTCGGCGTGGTGCTCGTCTTCCGGGACATGACGGAGAAGAAGGAGGCCGAAGAGGAGCTCTTCCGGGCGCGCAAACTCGAATCCCTCGGGGTTCTCGCCGGGGGAATCGCCCATGATTTCAACAATATGCTAACCGGCATCCTCGGTAACATATCCCTGGCCCGAATGATCGTCACGTCAGACCATGAGGCCCACCCCCTCCTCGAACGGGCCCAAAAGGCCTCGGAACGGGCCCGCGACCTGACCCAGCAATTGCTTACCTTCTCCCGAGGAGGGGCGCCGGTAAAGAAGGTGACGTCACTGGCGCAACTGATCAGGGAGTCGGCCAGCTTTGCGCTCCGGGGCTCCAATGTCCGCTGCACGTTTTCCATCTCCGACGATCTCTGGCTGGTGGATGCCGATGTCGGCCAGTTCAGCCAGGTTATCAACAATCTGGTGCTCAATGCCGACCAGGCCATGCCGGACGGCGGCGTCGTCGCCATCACGGCGGAAAACGTCGACAGGACGGCCGAAGCGGGGAGAAAGGTCAGGATTTCCTTCGAGGACACGGGAGTCGGCATCCCGGAGAAGTATCTCCCGCGGATTTTCGATCCCTATTTCTCCACCAAGCAGCAGGGGAGTGGCCTCGGGCTCGCCACGGTCTACTCAATCGTCAGGAACCACGATGGCGTGATTCGGGTCGATTCCCAGCCGGGGCGGGGAACCCTCTTCGTCGTTGAGCTCCCCGCCGTGGAGAAATCGACCCCGTCGGAGAAACCGGCACCGGCCGGTCGAACGCCTGATGCGGGGCGCATACTGGTGATGGACGACGACGACTTTATCCTCGACATGGTCGAAGTTGCCCTGAAGCTTCTCGGCTACGAGGCGGTCACCTGTCGCGATGGTGTCGAGGCGGTGCGGCTTTATCGGCAGGAGCTGGAGAAGGGGGCGCCGTTCGCTGCCGTCATCATGGACCTGACGATCCCCGGCGGGATGGGGGGAAAAGAGGCGGTGGCCAAGGTGCGGGAACTGGCCCCCGCCGCGAAGGTGATCGTTTCGAGCGGCTATTCGAGCGATCCGATCATGGCGCGCTATGCCGACTACGGCTTCAGCGGCGCCGTCAGCAAACCCTATAACGTCGAGCAGCTGGGACGGGCGCTGCGGGAGGTTCTCGGCACTGCCGGGGAGTAGCCGCCCGGACTGTCGCACGCAAAAAAGCCCCGACCGGCAACGGTCGGGGCTTTTTCGGTCATGCTCAGGGAGGAGCCGGTGGCGGCTACTTCCCCTTTCCCGTCAGCTTGACGAGGGCTTCCATGTACTTCTCCCCGGTCTTTCGCACGATCTCGGCGGGGAGCGGCGGCGCGGGGGCGGTCTTGTTCCAGTCGAGGGTTTCGAGGTAGTCCCGCAGGAACTGCTTGTCGAACGACGGCTGCGCCCCCCCCGGCCGGTAGCTCTCCTTGGGCCAGAACCGGGAGGAGTCAGGGGTCATGCACTCGTCGATGATGATCAGCTCGCCGTTGTAGATGCCGTACTCGAACTTGGTGTCGGCGATGATGATCCCCTTGGTGGCGGCGATGTCGCGGGCCCGCTTGTAGATGGCGATGGTGATGTCCCGTACCTTCTCGGCGGTCTCTTTACCCACCAGCTCCACCATTCTGTCGAAGGAGATGTTCTCGTCGTGGGTGCCGAGCTCGGCCTTGGTGGAGGGGGTGAAGATCGGCTCTTCGAGCTTGTCCGACTCCACAAGCCCCGCCGGGAGGCGGATGCCGCAGATGGCGCCGGTCGCCTTGTAATCCTTCCACCCGGAGCCGGAGATGTAGCCGCGGACGATGCACTCGGCCGGCAGGGGAGTCGCCTTTTTCACGAGCATGGAGCGCCCCTCGAGGATGTCGGCGTACTTCTGGCACGGGGACGGGAAGTCCTTCACGTCGGTGGAGATGATATGGTTCGGGATGATGTCCTCCATCTGGCGGAACCAGAAGGCGGAGATCTGGGTGAGGACATATCCCTTGTCGGGAATCCCTTCGTTCATGATGACGTCGAAGGCGGAAATCCGGTCAGTGGTGACGATGAGCAGCGCATCCCCGAGGTCGTAGATGTCGCGGACCTTGCCGCGGCCGGCGAGCGTCAGGTCGGGGAAGTCGGTGGTGAGAACCAGGTTTGCCATGGTGGTGACTCCTTTTTTCCGGTTGTGTTGACTGAGGCGGTATCAGTGGAAGCGGGGGGGGCGCCGCGCCCGGCAGGGGACGCGGCGCCGCCGAAGGCTACTGTTCTTTCAGGGCGGGGTTGATCTCGATCTTGGCCTTGGCCCGGAGCTCCTTGATCCATTTCTGGAGCTCCTCTTCCTGCTTCTGCGGCAGAATCTGCTGCTTGATCTTTTCCTTTTCGCCGGCGAAGGCCGCCGCGTTGCGCTCGGTGCGCTGCTTGAGCCGGAAGGCGATCCACCGTCCCCCCACCTTCACCGGTGCCGACGGGGCGGGAGTCTTGTCGGTGAGGGTAAAGGCGGCTTCCATGAGGTCGGCGGAAGGGGCGGCGTTCGGCACGCTCCCCTTGGGATCGAAGACGAAGCTTCCGGTCTGCTGGAGTTTCAGCCCCGCCGTATCCCCCTTGGCAAGCTTTGTCTGGATCTCTTCGGCCCGTTTTTTGGCAAGCTCCACGGCCCGCGCCGCCTTTGCCTTCTCCTCGACCCGGGCGCGGATCTGGGCAAGGGGAGGAACTTCGGCGGGCTGGCGCTCCTTTATTTTCAGGATGTAGATCCCCTTCGGCGTCTCCACCGGGCCGCCGAGCTCGTTCTGCTTGAGGAGGAATGCCCGTTTCACCACTTCCGCATCGTCCGCCAGTGCCGGGACCGGCTGCTGGGCGGTGAAGGGGGCCGTCTCCTCGACCCTGGCGCCAAGGGCACGGGCCACCGCGGCGAGGTCACCCGCCGCCTTGCTCTTGTTCACGGCCTCTGCCGCTGTCTCGTAGGCCTGCTGGCCGGCCTTGAAGCGCCGGGCGTCTTCCGTTACCTTGTCCTTCACCTCGGTGAGGGGGAGGATGCCGTTCTTGCCCTGGTAGCGGTCGATGTGCTTCTGGTACCACGACTGGATATCCGCTTCCGAAACGCTCACGTTTCCGGCCCCCTTGGTGGGTTCCACGCGGACATAGGCCAGGCTGATCTTTTCGGAGCTTTTGAATTCGAGGGCGTTTTTGGCGAGAAAGTCGGTCAACTCCTGGTCGGTGAGCTTGATCTCTCCCTTCACGTCGTCGGGGGAGACGGCGGCCACGAGGAGGTCGACGGTATCATTCTTCTTCCTGAAGAGCTTCAGGGCTTCGTCGTCGGAGACCTGGGCCCGTGCCTTGATCTTCTCCTGGGCCTTGCGGACCATGAGCTCTTCCTTCTGGCTCTCTTCGAAGTCCTTCGGGGTGATGCGGCTGGCGCTCAGGATCTGGAGGTACTGGCTGAAGTCGAAGGAGCCGTTCTTCTGGAAGTTCGGGATGGCGGCAACCGCCTTCTGAACCTCGTCCTTGGAGACGCTTATCCCCATGTTCTTGGCGGCGTTGCGCACCAGCGTGGTTTCGATGATGGTGTCGATAGCCTGCTTCTTGAGGTTGAGCTGCTTCTCCACCTCGGGGGTCATGGCTCCGCCGTAGATCTGGGCGTAGATGTCGCGCAGCCGGTAGTAGGTCCGCTGGAACTCCTCGTAATTGATCTTCGTCCGGTCGACCTTGATGGCATAGCTCGACGGCGTGAGGGCCTGGTCGCCTTTCCCCCATACCAGGAAAATGGTACCGATGAAGGAGAGGACGATGATGCCGAAGACGACCTTGATGACGATGGATTGTTTGTACTTCCGCATGATGCCGAGCATTCGCGAGGACTCCTTTTGTGGCGGGTGATTTCGGTGAAAACCCCTGAAAATAACGGGTCAGCATACTACTATAAGTCGGTGCGCAAAAGCAATATATACAATATCCTGCCGTTTTCCCCCTTGCATGGCCGGAGCCTTTCTGTTACCATCCAACGCTTCGAAAAAGCTCATGTATCTGCATGAATGAAAGGATTAACCCATGCTTAAAATATTCGATGCGCTGTTCGGGCTCTTCTCCAACGACCTCGCCATCGACCTCGGCACCGCCAATACCCTCGTCTATCTCAAGGGAAAGGGGATTGTGGTCCGCGAGCCGTCGGTAGTGGCGGTCCAGAAGATGAATGGCGGCAGTCAGAAGGTGCTGGCGGTCGGTATGGAGGCCAAGAAGATGCTCGGCCGCACGCCGGGGAGCATCACTGCCATCCGTCCCATGAAGGACGGGGTCATCGCCGACTTCGACATCACCGAGGAGATGCTCCGCTACTTCATCCACAAAGTCCACAACCGCAAGACCCTGGTCCGGCCTCGGATCGTCATCTGCGTCCCCTCCGGCATCACCCAGGTGGAGAAGCGGGCGGTGAAGGAGTCGGCCGAGTCTGCCGGCGCCCGGGAGGTCTACCTCATCGAGGAGCCCATGGCGGCCGCCATCGGTGCGGGACTTCCCATCACCGAGGCCAGCGGCAACATGATCGTCGACATCGGCGGTGGCACCACTGAGGTGGCGGTCATCTCCCTGGCGGGGATCGTCTACACCAAGAGCGTCCGGGTGGGTGGCGACAAGATGGATGAAGCCATCGTCCAGTACATCAAGCGCAAGTACAATCTCCTGATCGGCGACCGGACCGCCGAGCTGATCAAGATCGAGATCGGCGAGGCCTACTCCGGCGGCGACGTCCGGCCGATGGAGGTCAAGGGGCGCGATCTCGTCTCCGGCATCCCGAAGACGGTGGAGATCAATTCCGACGAGATCCGCGAGGCGCTCTCCGAGCCGGTGAATGCCATCGTGGAGGCGGTGAAGATCTGTCTTGAGCGAACCCCCCCCGAACTGGCGGCCGATATCGTCGACAAGGGGATCGTGCTCGCCGGCGGCGGCGCCCTGCTCCGCAATCTGGACGCGCTCCTCCGCGAAGAGACGGGACTGCCGGTGGTGACCGCCGAGGACCCCCTTTCCTGCGTTGTCCTCGGCTCCGGCAAGGTGCTCGACGAGCTGAACCTGCTCCGGCGGGTGGCCGTCTCTTCCTGATACTCCGCACCAGGCCGGACAGCACCCGGCCGATTTGATTTGGGAACCGCATCGACGCCGCGGTGGAGGGATGATCCTTCCGCCGCGGTTCCGTCCATGCGGTTCATCCGTTTCGCGACCATACCCGCTCCACCCCGTGCCGTCCCGGACGCACCCCCGCTCCATGGAACCTTTTGACGTCGACATACTTCTGCCGGTCTGGAACCGGCCGGTGGAAACCCGCAATTGCCTGGTCACCCTCATGGCGACGGCACCGACGGCCCGCATCATCCTTCTCGACAACGGCAGCGACCGGGAAACCGAGCGGCTCCTGGAAGAGTTCGCCGAGGTGCTGGGAGAGCGGGCGCTTTTCCTGAAGACCACCGCCAATCAGGGGCTGATCAAGGCGGTGAACCGTGGTCTGGAGCGGGCTGAGGCCTCCTGTGTGGTCATCGTGCGCAACACTACCGTCGTTGCCGAAGGGTGGCTGGAACCGATGCTGGAGCTTGCCGCCGCCCGCCCCGAGGTGGGGCTGGTGGTGCCGCGGCTGGAGCACGCCTCCGGCCAGAAACGGGAGAGGAACGGGCGCACCGCGCCGGTGGAGGTCGAGGTTGCCCACGGTTCGTTTGCGGCGCTTCTCGTCAAGAAGGAGCTTGTGACGCGCCAGGGGGGATTCGACGAGGAGCTGGACGGCGGCGTCTGGTGCCTCAAGGATTATTCCCGCCGGGCGTTGCGCCGCGGATTCTTGACCTGTGCGGCCGAAGGGGTGACGGTGACCTATGTCGACGATGTCCCCCTCGGTTCCGCGGCGCGACGCGAGGAGACCGTGCGCCGAAGCGCCGCGACCTACGAGGACCGCTGGGGGCGCGAGGAGGCGTTCTGCGTCTACTGGCCCAAGGATGCCGACCCCGAGGCGGTCCGGGCCAGGTTCTCTGTGCTCCTGCGCGGCGCCCGCATGGGGCACCGCTTCACCGTCGTTGTCCACGGAGCGTTGCACAAGGCGCTCCTTCAGGCGGGATACCACTCTCTTCATCGCAGCATCGCCATCGAGACGCTTCCCCGGTTCTTCGCCGCGGGGGAACTCCGCCGGGTGATGGCGCGGGCAGTGGCGGACGAGGGTGAGACGACCATCGTGGCCGGGGTCGACGGCCTCGCCGTGCCCGGGGTAGAGGGAGCCCGGCCGTTCAGCTGGCTTGAGGAGGCGATCCGCTGGCGGGAGGAGAGTTGCTACCGCGCCGGAGACGTCGCCTGAATACCGGGGTGACATGGTCATCCCGTTTCAGCTACAGTAGGCGAGATACGAGGAGGATGCGATGCTTGAAGAAATCACGAACCAGCTCCGTACCCACCGCGAGGTGATGGAAATAGTGGAGCGGGAACTGGCGCCGCGGGTGGCCGTTTTTGCCGGTATGCTCATCGACGCGTTTCGCGCCGGCAAGAAGCTCCTCGTCATGGGAAACGGCGGCTCGGCGGCCGATGCCCAGCACTTCGCTGCAGAGATCGTCGGCCGCTTCAAGATGGAGCGCCGGGGGCTGCCGGCCATCGCCCTCACCACCGATACCTCGATCCTCACCGCCATCGGTAACGATTACGGGTTTGACGCCGTCTTCCGCCGCCAGGTGGAGGCCCTGGCGGACGAGGGGGATGTGGTGGTGGGAATCTCCACGAGCGGTTCGTCGAAAAACGTCAATCTGGCGCTGGATCTGGCCAATGAGCGGGGCTGCCTGACCGTCGGGCTCCTGGGGCGCGACGGCGGCACCATCAAGGATCTGGTCGACCTGGAGCTGACCGTGCCGACCCTGGACACCCCCCGGGTCCAGGAGGGGCATATCACCCTGATCCACATCGTCTGCGACCTCGTAGAAAAGGGGCTCTTTCCATGAAATACCGTCCCGTTGATCTCTCCGGAGTCCAGACCTATCCCCTCGCCGAGCGAAAGAACAAGGTGAGCATTGCGCGGGATTTTGCCCGTCCGGTCTCGGCGGGGATGGGCGTTGCCGACCTGCTGGCAGCGATGCCGGCGCAGCTTGGCGCCGAAGCCCTGACCGGCGTCATCGAGGCGGTGGTCGGTGCCCGGGCAAAGGGGAAACCGGTGATCCTCGCCATGGGGGCCCATGTCATCAAGTGCGGGCTCCAGCCGGTCCTGAAGACCCTGATCGAAGCGGACGTCATCACCGCCGTCGCCCTCAACGGAGCCGGTTCGATCCACGACTACGAACTGTCGCTCATCGGCGAGACGAGCGAGGACGTGGGGGCGGTGCTCCACTGCGGCACCTTCGGCATGGCCGAGGAGACCGGGCGCGACATCAACCGGGCCCTCAAGGCGGGGATCGCCCGGGGGATGGGGTACGGCGAGGCGGTGGGGCGCTTCATCATCGAAAACGGAAACCCCCACCGGGAGTGGAGCCTTCTCGCCACCTGCGTTGAGCGGGACATCCCGGTCACGGTCCACGTGGCCGTTGGCACCGACATTATCCATCAGCACCCCGAGGCCGACGGCGCCGTCATCGGCGAGGCGACCTTCCGGGACTTCCGGCTCCTCACCTCGGTGGTGGCGGATCTGGGCGACGGCGGCGTCTACCTGAATGTGGGGAGCGCCGTGCTCCTGCCGGAGGTCTTCCTCAAGGCCCTCTCCATCGCCCAGAACCTGGGGCACCACGTGGACCACTTCTCCACCGCCAACTTCGACATGCAGCAGCATTACCGCCCCCTCCAGAACGTGGTGAAACGGCCCACGTCGGGGATGGGGCGCGGCTACACCATCACCGGACACCACGAGATCATGATCCCGCTCTTTGCGGCGGGGATACTGGACCGGCTCGGCCGGTAGCGCGGAGACGGAGCTATCCATGGAACGCAAAGACGTTGAATCGCTCTTCGCCCATGCCGGGGGGATCAAGGCCCTGGTCATCGGCGATCTGATGCTCGACGAGTACCTATGGGGGAAGGCGGAGCGGATCTCCCCCGAGGCGCCGGTGCAGGTGGTGGATGTCACCCGTGAGGAGATCCGGATCGGGGGGGCGGGGAACGTGGCCAACAACCTCGTCGCCTTGGGTTGCAGGGTCAGTGTGGCCAGCGTCGTCGGAGGGGACGAGAACGGTACGATCCTCCTCCACGCCTTTTCCGGCAAGGGGGTCGATGTAGGGGGAGTCTTCGAGGATCCGCAGCGGACCACGAGCCGCAAGACCCGGGTGCTGGCCGCCAATCAGCAGATTGTCCGGATCGACCGGGAATCGCGGGAGGATATCGGTGCCGACTACGAGCGCAGGATCGTCGGCTTTCTGGAGGAACGGGGGGATGAGTTTGCCGTCATTCTCATCTCCGATTACCTGAAGGGGGTTCTCACCCCGTCGCTCCTCGCCGCCATCATCGCGTTTTCCAAAGAACGGGGAATCCCCGTCGTGATCGACCCGAAGGGGAACGACTACGCCAAGTACCGGGGCGCCACCCTCCTTACCCCCAACCGCAAGGAGGCCGAGGTGGCGTCGGGAATCGCCATCCGGGACGAGGAGAGCCTCTGCCGGGCCGGAGCGCGGCTTCTGGAGACGGCCGACCTGACGGCTCTCGTGATCACCCGCAGCGAGGAGGGGATGTCGCTCTTCCTGAGGGGGGGAGCGGTGGTCCATATCCCGACCTTCGCCCGGGAGGTCTTCGATGTGACCGGCGCCGGCGATACGGTGCTGGCGCTTCTGGGGATGGCCCTGGCCGGCAAGGCCACGTTTGCCGACGCCGCCCGGCTGGCCAATGTGGCGGCGGGGGTGGCGGTCGGCAAGGTGGGGACCTCCACGGTCTCTCCTGCCGAGATCGTCGGCTCCCTCGGTTACCTCCACGGCGACAGCGACTCCAAGATCAAGAACCTTGATGTCCTCGCGGAGATCATTGCGACGGCAAAGGGGCTGGGCCGGCGGATCGTCTTCACCAACGGCTGTTTCGACCTGCTCCACGTGGGGCACGTGAAATACCTGCAGAAGGCCAAGAGCTTCGGGGATATACTGGTTCTGGGGCTCAACAGCGATGCCTCGGTGCGCCGCCTCAAGGGGGAGAAGCGCCCTCTCATCGGCGAGGCCGAGCGGGCTCACATCCTGGCGGCGCTGGACTGCATCGACTTCGTGGTGATCTTCGACGAGGATACGCCGCTTCGGCTCATCGAGACCCTCCGGCCGGCGGTGCTTGTCAAGGGGGGGGATTACACCCCCGAAGGGGTGGTTGGCAAGGATGTGGTGGAGTCTTACGGCGGTCGGGTGGAGCTCGTGCAGTTTGTTGACGGCCGTTCGACGACCACCATCATCGAGAAGATTCTTAACTGTTACGGCCAGGAGTGAGACGTGAGGAGCGAGGAGTTGCGACGGGCCGTCTTCCTTGACCGCGACGGCACCGTCAACGTGGAGAAGGCGTATCTCCACCAGCCGGAAGAATTCGAGTTCATCCCTGGCGCTCCCGAGGCGATCCGGCTCCTCAAGGATGACGGTTTTTTCGTGGTCGTGGTGACGAACCAGTCGGGGGTCGCCCGGGGCTACTACGACGAGGAGGCGGTTCACCGGCTGCACCGCTTCGTGGACAGGGAGCTGGCCGCGGCGGGCGCCAGTATCGACGCCTACTACCTCTGTCCCCATCACCCCCTCCACGGCGTCGGGCCTTACCGGGTCGACTGCGCCTGCCGCAAGCCTCTTCCCGGCATGATCCTTGCCGCCGCCGCGGCCCACGGCATCGATCTCGGACGGTCGTGGCTCGTGGGTGACAAGGCGATCGACGTCGAGGCCGGGCTGGCCGCTGGTTGCCGGCCGATCCTCGTGCGGACCGGCTACGGCGTGACAGAGGCCTCCCTGGTGCCTCCTCAGGTGCCGGTCTGCGACGATCTGCTCGCCGCCGCCCAGCTGATCCTTGCCGAAGAGGGTGGTGACCGCGCCGGTGAAGCGGCGGGGGGAGATACCGTTTGACGCTTTTCCGGCAGCCGTGCTATAACTGACCGTTCCAAGTACGTTTTTGGTCCAATTTTCCCATTCCGGAGATTCGTGATGGCCATCAAGAAAGGCATTGTTCTCGCCGGCGGGGCGGGGAGCCGCCTCTATCCTCTTACGCTCGTTGCCAGCAAACAGCTCCAGCCGGTTTACGACAAGCCGATGATCTACTACCCCCTGGCCACTCTGATGATGGCCGGGATCAACGAAATCCTGATCATCTCTACCCCCCACGACACCCCGCGGTTCCAGGCGCTCCTCGGTGACGGTTCCCGCTGGGGGATCAGCATCAGCTACCAGGTTCAGCCCGAGCCCAAGGGGATCGCCCAGGCATTTCTCGTCGGCGAGGAATTCATCGCCGGCGACCCCGTCTGCCTCATCCTGGGGGACAACATCTTTTACGGAAAGATGGAGCTCGACCGCGCCATGGCCGATTTCTCCAGCGGGGCGATGATATTCGGCTACTACGTGAACGACCCCCATCGCTATGGCGTGGTGGAGTTCGACGGCGCCGGCAGGGCCATCGGCATCGAGGAAAAGCCGGCGGATCCGCGGAG contains:
- a CDS encoding glycosyltransferase family 2 protein, with the translated sequence MEPFDVDILLPVWNRPVETRNCLVTLMATAPTARIILLDNGSDRETERLLEEFAEVLGERALFLKTTANQGLIKAVNRGLERAEASCVVIVRNTTVVAEGWLEPMLELAAARPEVGLVVPRLEHASGQKRERNGRTAPVEVEVAHGSFAALLVKKELVTRQGGFDEELDGGVWCLKDYSRRALRRGFLTCAAEGVTVTYVDDVPLGSAARREETVRRSAATYEDRWGREEAFCVYWPKDADPEAVRARFSVLLRGARMGHRFTVVVHGALHKALLQAGYHSLHRSIAIETLPRFFAAGELRRVMARAVADEGETTIVAGVDGLAVPGVEGARPFSWLEEAIRWREESCYRAGDVA
- the rfbA gene encoding glucose-1-phosphate thymidylyltransferase RfbA, producing MAIKKGIVLAGGAGSRLYPLTLVASKQLQPVYDKPMIYYPLATLMMAGINEILIISTPHDTPRFQALLGDGSRWGISISYQVQPEPKGIAQAFLVGEEFIAGDPVCLILGDNIFYGKMELDRAMADFSSGAMIFGYYVNDPHRYGVVEFDGAGRAIGIEEKPADPRSNYAVPGLYLYDGRVSTIARNLKPSARGELEITDVNLEYLTRGELMVQKLGRGIAWLDTGTHQSLLEASHFIGTLEARQGLKIACLEEIALRMGYIDCQGMAAAIANTPKSSYRDYLVRVHNETELCGGRS
- the rfaE1 gene encoding D-glycero-beta-D-manno-heptose-7-phosphate kinase, which produces MERKDVESLFAHAGGIKALVIGDLMLDEYLWGKAERISPEAPVQVVDVTREEIRIGGAGNVANNLVALGCRVSVASVVGGDENGTILLHAFSGKGVDVGGVFEDPQRTTSRKTRVLAANQQIVRIDRESREDIGADYERRIVGFLEERGDEFAVILISDYLKGVLTPSLLAAIIAFSKERGIPVVIDPKGNDYAKYRGATLLTPNRKEAEVASGIAIRDEESLCRAGARLLETADLTALVITRSEEGMSLFLRGGAVVHIPTFAREVFDVTGAGDTVLALLGMALAGKATFADAARLANVAAGVAVGKVGTSTVSPAEIVGSLGYLHGDSDSKIKNLDVLAEIIATAKGLGRRIVFTNGCFDLLHVGHVKYLQKAKSFGDILVLGLNSDASVRRLKGEKRPLIGEAERAHILAALDCIDFVVIFDEDTPLRLIETLRPAVLVKGGDYTPEGVVGKDVVESYGGRVELVQFVDGRSTTTIIEKILNCYGQE
- a CDS encoding rod shape-determining protein, which translates into the protein MLKIFDALFGLFSNDLAIDLGTANTLVYLKGKGIVVREPSVVAVQKMNGGSQKVLAVGMEAKKMLGRTPGSITAIRPMKDGVIADFDITEEMLRYFIHKVHNRKTLVRPRIVICVPSGITQVEKRAVKESAESAGAREVYLIEEPMAAAIGAGLPITEASGNMIVDIGGGTTEVAVISLAGIVYTKSVRVGGDKMDEAIVQYIKRKYNLLIGDRTAELIKIEIGEAYSGGDVRPMEVKGRDLVSGIPKTVEINSDEIREALSEPVNAIVEAVKICLERTPPELAADIVDKGIVLAGGGALLRNLDALLREETGLPVVTAEDPLSCVVLGSGKVLDELNLLRRVAVSS
- a CDS encoding peptidylprolyl isomerase, encoding MLGIMRKYKQSIVIKVVFGIIVLSFIGTIFLVWGKGDQALTPSSYAIKVDRTKINYEEFQRTYYRLRDIYAQIYGGAMTPEVEKQLNLKKQAIDTIIETTLVRNAAKNMGISVSKDEVQKAVAAIPNFQKNGSFDFSQYLQILSASRITPKDFEESQKEELMVRKAQEKIKARAQVSDDEALKLFRKKNDTVDLLVAAVSPDDVKGEIKLTDQELTDFLAKNALEFKSSEKISLAYVRVEPTKGAGNVSVSEADIQSWYQKHIDRYQGKNGILPLTEVKDKVTEDARRFKAGQQAYETAAEAVNKSKAAGDLAAVARALGARVEETAPFTAQQPVPALADDAEVVKRAFLLKQNELGGPVETPKGIYILKIKERQPAEVPPLAQIRARVEEKAKAARAVELAKKRAEEIQTKLAKGDTAGLKLQQTGSFVFDPKGSVPNAAPSADLMEAAFTLTDKTPAPSAPVKVGGRWIAFRLKQRTERNAAAFAGEKEKIKQQILPQKQEEELQKWIKELRAKAKIEINPALKEQ
- the gmhB gene encoding D-glycero-beta-D-manno-heptose 1,7-bisphosphate 7-phosphatase, producing the protein MRSEELRRAVFLDRDGTVNVEKAYLHQPEEFEFIPGAPEAIRLLKDDGFFVVVVTNQSGVARGYYDEEAVHRLHRFVDRELAAAGASIDAYYLCPHHPLHGVGPYRVDCACRKPLPGMILAAAAAHGIDLGRSWLVGDKAIDVEAGLAAGCRPILVRTGYGVTEASLVPPQVPVCDDLLAAAQLILAEEGGDRAGEAAGGDTV
- a CDS encoding phosphoribosylaminoimidazolesuccinocarboxamide synthase; amino-acid sequence: MANLVLTTDFPDLTLAGRGKVRDIYDLGDALLIVTTDRISAFDVIMNEGIPDKGYVLTQISAFWFRQMEDIIPNHIISTDVKDFPSPCQKYADILEGRSMLVKKATPLPAECIVRGYISGSGWKDYKATGAICGIRLPAGLVESDKLEEPIFTPSTKAELGTHDENISFDRMVELVGKETAEKVRDITIAIYKRARDIAATKGIIIADTKFEYGIYNGELIIIDECMTPDSSRFWPKESYRPGGAQPSFDKQFLRDYLETLDWNKTAPAPPLPAEIVRKTGEKYMEALVKLTGKGK
- a CDS encoding D-sedoheptulose 7-phosphate isomerase — encoded protein: MLEEITNQLRTHREVMEIVERELAPRVAVFAGMLIDAFRAGKKLLVMGNGGSAADAQHFAAEIVGRFKMERRGLPAIALTTDTSILTAIGNDYGFDAVFRRQVEALADEGDVVVGISTSGSSKNVNLALDLANERGCLTVGLLGRDGGTIKDLVDLELTVPTLDTPRVQEGHITLIHIVCDLVEKGLFP
- a CDS encoding PAS domain-containing hybrid sensor histidine kinase/response regulator produces the protein MQKLPDGENTEKKSPHGFGTGAFPSCYPELQERLRELEETKASLAVANRELYESRELLNSIIESIPTPIFFKNSAGAYENCNRAFSDFLGIPKERIIGATVHDIAPPELAEIYHRADLELMAERGTQVYEAKVRYADGLLHEVIFYKSVILQNGGTLRGLVGVMLDITDRIRAEDALRESERQLRVIFETSQAGIIIVGADGTITFANRKMAEMFGCPFEELVGSRYHDRLHSAEREVGDCRMRRLIAGEIDHVATERHYLRADGSDFWGYLSGKRLENPDGSLHALVGIIADVTELKEAQRALEQEKELLAVTLRSIGDGVISVDTAGRVVLLNAVAEQLCGWKQEEAAGRPLSEVFPIINEKSRESLVNPVDEVLRTGRVVELANHTVLIGRDGTERVIADSAAPICDRSGAILGVVLVFRDMTEKKEAEEELFRARKLESLGVLAGGIAHDFNNMLTGILGNISLARMIVTSDHEAHPLLERAQKASERARDLTQQLLTFSRGGAPVKKVTSLAQLIRESASFALRGSNVRCTFSISDDLWLVDADVGQFSQVINNLVLNADQAMPDGGVVAITAENVDRTAEAGRKVRISFEDTGVGIPEKYLPRIFDPYFSTKQQGSGLGLATVYSIVRNHDGVIRVDSQPGRGTLFVVELPAVEKSTPSEKPAPAGRTPDAGRILVMDDDDFILDMVEVALKLLGYEAVTCRDGVEAVRLYRQELEKGAPFAAVIMDLTIPGGMGGKEAVAKVRELAPAAKVIVSSGYSSDPIMARYADYGFSGAVSKPYNVEQLGRALREVLGTAGE